TACGGACGCCGGCGTGGTGATGATCCCGATGGACGCTCCCCGATCGGCGACGGCGCCGGCAAGTGCCTCCATCGACTCGACCACCATCGAGTCCACCCGGGTCCCCACCTTGGCCTGATCGCTGTCGAACAAGCCAACGATCTCGAACCGTCGCCTTCCGAATCCGTCGTAGTTCGCCAGTGCACGACCGAGGTTTCCGATGCCGACGATCACCACCGCCCAGTCGCGGGTCAGTCCCAGTTCCATGCTGATCTGAAAGCGGAGATGCTCCGTGTCGTACCCGACCCCCCTCACCCCGTAGGAGCCGAGGTAGGACAGGTCCTTTCGAACCTTGGCGCTGTTGACACCGGCCCGGGTCGCGAGTTCCTCCGACGACACCGAGGTCTGGTCCGGAGGAAGCTCGTCGAGGCACCTGAGGTATACGGGCAGGCGCTGCACCGTGACGGCTGGGACTGTCGACTTCACCGTTGCGAGGTTAGGAGCCTGCTGCGGCAGTAAAACCGCCGCAGGCGGCAGACGGCAGACGGCAGACGGCAGACGGCGGGGAAAGCCCGCGGACAGGGGCCGATCCGTTCTGACTCTCCTCCCCCGTAGGGGGAGGTAGCAGCGGCCGAAGGTCGCTGACGGAGGGGGAGGCCAGACGCGTCGCGAGGCCCACGTAGCGTTCGCCCTCCCCCCTCCCCTCCGGTCGCTCCGCTCCCTACGGGACTCCCCCCTACGGGGGGAGAGCGTCTTGCCGGCGACGGGCCCCTACCTCAGCGCCCGTCTCACGTCTCGTTTGGTGAAGTGGCCGGCGAGGACCGTCGCTCCGTCAGCAATCACTACCGGGAGGCGGTCGCCGTATGGTTGCTCCCAGGCGGTTCCGGCGACGTCGATGATCTCGAGATCGTGGCGACGACGACGACACACCGCCGTGACGATCGGCAATGCAGCCTCACAGAGCGAGCAGTCGGGCCGGGAGAGGAACAGGACCGTCATGCGAGTATCGTCGTCCACCCGATGCGCCCCGCCACCGTCTTCGCCCTCATCGCCCTGCTCCTCCTGATCGCGGCGGCCGGCACCGTGTTCGTCGTTCAGCTCGTCTCACTGGACTGAGCGCCCCCGGCAGCCCCCAGGCCGACCGACAAGCCCTCGCTGATGCTGAGCACCTCGTCGGCGCGCCCACCGGACACGGCGATTGCCATCAGCCCGTATGAGTCGACGTGAACGATCCGGGAACCCTCGGACCCATAGGTGTCGGCCCAGGGCAGTTCGAGACGCTGGCCGCCGATGCGCACCGACAGGGTGTCCCCCGGCCGGGCACCGATGAGGGCGAGGTCGTCAGGTGCGATGTTCGTCTGGGCATTGCCGAAGCCGTCGATCCAGAGCACCTCACCGTCGACGACGCCATCGCCGTGTTCCACCAGCGGCAGCAACAGCGGGGTGAGCGAGTCGGGATCGACGTCGGCGCCCAGGTCGTCGAGCTTCGCTTCACCCGACGCCAGCACGGCGGCCGCCGGCGCAAAGACGTCGCGCCCGTCGAAGGTGACACCACTCCGAGGCAGACGGAACTCCTCGTTGTCCAGCGACACGATCCGGGTGGCCCCGCCGACCATCGCCACCGCCGGGGCGAGTAGTCCGTTGTCGGGACCGACGAAATGCCCCCACGCGGTCTCGGCGGCGATGCCGCGGCGGCCGGTGCCCACGCCCGGGTCGACCACCGCCAGGCACACCCCCGGGGGCAGGTACTGGACGGCCCGCAGCAGCGCCAGGGCCCCCGCCCGGACGTTGCCCCGCTCCACCCCGTGAGTGACGTCGATCACGACGGCATGGGGGTCGATCCGTCGAATCACCCCATGCACGACACCGACGAACTCGTCGGTGAGCCCGTAGTCGGTGAGCAGCGAGATGGGGCGAGAGGAGGCGGCCATAGGCTAGGGAGCGTAACCCAGGGGTCACGGCTTCCAGCTACCAGCTACCAGTGAGCTCATGGCCAGAGGGACGTTTCCGTCATCCGTCATCCGTCGACCGTCGACGGTCGACGAACCCTCTAGCCAACAGCCAAGAGCCAATGGCTAATAGCTGGCGCGAGCGAAGCGAGCGCGAAAGCGCAAGGCCCAACGAACCTCTTCGGCATCTTCCCCGCACTTCCCCAGACGAGGTTTCCAACCGATTCAGCACCTTGGGCCTTGCGTGACCGAACCTACGGATGTCGGGGCGTCGCGTCAACCACCGTGCGCACGCCGAGTTTTCGCGGTCTCGTGCGCGCCATTGCCCTCACCGGATGCTTGTCGCACGCAACCGCGCACTCGATCGAGCTCTTCTCCACATATCCACAGCAATCCACAGGGGCTTGTGCACAAGCGGTGTCGACAACTAGCCCTCATGTATTCTTTTCGCGGGAGAAAGCCAGTCGTACCAACGGTTTGAATGCGACCTCGACGGCCTCGTACACCTCACCGAGGATCAGCTCGAGCTCCTCCTCGGTCACCTCCCCGACCGGAACCCGCCCCGCCAGCACGAGGTCGCCGTCCGGATCCAGGGCGAAGTGCATCCGGCGGGTCGAAAAGCTCCTGACCAGCGCCTGGCGGAACACCGCCTCGCGATTGAACGGCGGTCCGGGTAGCACGTATGCCTCGACGGTCAGCCACCGATCGCCGATGCCGAACCACACGGTGGTGAAGTCGCGCACGGTCTGCCGCATTCGCACACCTCGCCGGCCTTCGTGGTCTCCCGCCCAGACGACATCGCCGTCCGCATCTGCAGCCCAGGCGTCGGTGACGGCGCAAACGAGCCCCCAGGGGGAGTCGTTCACTCGACCATCCCCCGGTACAGCTCTAGGAGCCGATCCACCGTCCCGTCCCACGAGGACGACTCGGCACGCTTGACGGCACCGGCGGCGAGATCGGCCGCCATCTCCGGATCGAACAGGATCCGCCCGAGCGCCGCGGCGTAGTCCGCCGGATCGTGACCGGCGACCAGGAACCCCGACTCGCCATCGATGACCACGTAGGGGAGGCCGCCGACCCGCGAGGCGACCACCGGAGTCCCGGTCGCCTGGGCCTCGAGCGCCACCAGGCCGAACGACTCGGCACGCGACGGCACGATCAACGCGTCGACCGCGCGATAGACCTCGACGACGTCCGCGTGAGCGACCGGGGCGTGGAAGACGACCTGCCCCGGTGCCACTTCGTCGGCCAGGGCACGGAAACCGGCGAGATCGGCATCGCCCTCCGGCCCACTGGGGCCGCCGACCACGAGGAGCCTGACCTCGGGGAGAGCGGCGACTGCCCTGATGGCCACGTCGACGCCCTTCAGCGTCTGGATACGGCCGACGAAGCCGACGATCGGACCGGCCCCCAGTCCGAATCGGTCCCGGGCCGCCCGTCGGTCGCCCGGCGAGAACACGGTGTGATCGACACCGGGTGGCGACACACAGATCCGTTCCGGGTTCGCCTGGTAGTGCTCGATGAGATCGGCGGCATCGGCCGGGGTCGACGCCACCATGCACTCGGCACGGGCGACCACGTCCACCTCGGCGGCGATACGGACCAGCGACTCCCGCGGCTCGGCAGGCGTCCTCGCCGCCTCCTTGACCCGACCGAGGGTGTGGAACGAGATCGCCAGGGGAACGCGCAGGCGTTCCTGGAGCAACGCTCCTGCCCATCCGGACAGCCAGTAATGGCTGTGCACCATGTCGTACCGGATGTGCCTCCCCGCCGCCCAACCCTCGATTCCGTCGGCGAACGCTGCCACCAGCATCGCCAGGTCGTCACCCGAAGCAGGGAGCTCGACGACGGTGTAGCCGGGGCAGACCACCGTCTCCCGCAGCTCGTCGGAGCGGGTGAACACGTCGACGCATATGTCCCGCGAGGCGAGCGTGCGCGCCAGTGCGTCCACGTACACGTTCATGCCGCCGGCGTCGCCCGCGCCCGGAGGGTCCAGCGGCGAGGTGTGGATGCTCACGAGGGCGACCCGCTCGATCACAGGCTTCCCTCAACCAGGAACAGGGGCCGCGGTTCGGCCCCCAGGCGACGCTTGTAGGTCTCGGTGCCCTTGAGGAAGTCGAAGCGGCTCCGGCCCGACTCACCCACCCGCCGGATGAGCCGGTGCAGGAGAACGATCCCCGGCGACACCTCGGCCACGGCAGGGTCGTACGCCGCGTTGTACAGGTAGTAGGCGTCGGCGTCCTCGAAGCCGAAGCCGGCGGCGACCAGGCGATCGTCGCCGGTCACCAGGCAATCCAGCCGTGCACCCGGGAGGACGAGCAGATCCCGGAAGAAGCCCTCCATGTCCCCGGTCATGAACTCGCCCTTGTCGCCCGGTGCCGCCCGATGCAGGGCGACGAACTCACCGAACCGCGTCGCATCGTCGACGAGTAGCGCCTCCCCCAACGCCTCGTCGAAGCGCCGCTGTTTGCGGCGAACTTCGTGGCGCTGCTTGGCATCGAGACCGTCCAGATGGTCACCCCCGTCGAGGGTCAACACCATGGCGTCGGTGAAGTGCGTGGTGGTGGTCCCCACGCCGGCTAATTCGAGGGCCTTGGTCACCGCCTCCGCAGCCTCCACGGGGAGTGAGTCGAATGAGAACCTAGTGCCCGATCCACGGTCGCCGACCACCGATGCGAGGAGCTCGGTCGGGTCACCACCGAGGGGGCTGCGATAGTCGACGAGGTCGGCGGCGCCGGCCGCGGTCACACCTCCGTCCGCCGTGATGAACGCCCACGCCGCCCCGCCCACATCGGTCACTTCCAGGTCTCCGGTCCCGAAGTGCTCCCACCACGCCGACAGAAACCCACCATGCGGAAACGGGCCGACCGACGGAGCCAACGGCCGACGAGCGGCGTCGAGCGCCGACCAGTCGATCACGGCGCCACCAGCTCGTATCGCCCCACCGGAACCCCCCCGCCAAGCACCGGGGCGGAGAACACATCGGCGAGGCGGTCGCGCTGGTGTTCGGGAACGATCCCGACCCGGTCCATCAGGCCGACCAGCGCCACGATGGCGGCGGTGTCGTCACCGGTCCACGCCTTGGCGGCGAATCCCACACCGCCTTCAGACCAGGCGGCGGCGATACACCCGGCGGCTCCCGCCTTGACGAAACCGGGAACCCAACGGGCGATCACCGCCTCGCGGCGGTCGCCGTCCGAGGTCAAGGATGCATACCGTCCGATGGCCTCCAGGATCGGCGCGAAGTCGGTGTCGCCGCTGAGAGAGGCGTATCCCCGAGCCAGGGCGACGGTGTCGGTGCGCAGGGTGGGGACCCCGCAACCGTCGACACCGACGGGGCCGACCGATCGGCCGGTGGCTGTGCTCACTATGTCCATAACCTCCGCGTGGAGTGGGTGGTCGTCATCGGTGTAGTCGAACGACCAGTCGCTGGCCCGGCAGGCGCGCAGCATGGCGGCGTGTTTCCCCGAGCATCCGTGAAACACCCGGAGCGGCTCCAGACTTCCCGACGCGTACCAACGTCGGTCCGCGCCAGCGGTGGATGGGCGCGCCGGCGGACAGCGAAGGTCCGCCTCCGTCAGGTCGGCTTCAGCGAGCATCCGTCGTACGAACGCCACGTGGAGAGGCTGACCACCGTGGCTGGCAGTGGCGATCGCCGTCTGCTCCATGCCGAGATCGGCGCCGGCACGCTGCGACACGAACGTCTGGAACGGCTTGACCACGGACCGCCCGAAGAAGTCGCGATCCAGGTCGGCGCCGAAAGAGGCGAGCACCTTCCCGGTCCCATCGACCGCCGCCGCCGACACCGGGTGCTCGGCCTCGACGAGGCCCGAGCGCACCACCCGGACGATCACGCGTCCGCTTCACCCGAGCTGGGATCGGCGCCGTACCGGCGTGCGAGCTCCGCTTGGATGCGATCGAGCGCCGAGTGGACCCGACGGCGCTGCTGTGACACGTCGACCTCTACCTCGGAGATGAACACCTGAGCCTCCTGGAGCTCTTCGTCGGTGAGCGACGGCAACCTCATCAGGTAGTCGTCGTCGAGGGCCCGATCGACGAGACGCCGGCCCTTCGCCGGAAGCTCGGGCACCTCGATGGGGACCGCCCGCTGCGATGGCCCGCCCTTGGTATAGGCACCTTCGGCGAGGATGCGCGGCAGGGCGTCGATGATGGATTCGGTCTCCTCACCTGCCCTCCGCCGCATCTCGAAGGCGAGCAGGTCCATCCGGCCGTGAAGGAGCCGTCGGTAATAGGAGAGCTCGATGTCCAGGTCGGAACACATCTCGCGCCGGTCCCGCAGCTGGTCGAGGTCCAGCGACTCGAGTCCGGCGGTGAAACCGGGTTCCGAGACGATATCGATGCCGCGCCGGTTTTCTTCCCTCACGCCACAAAGAGTAGAGGATGCAGCGTCACGAACAGACCTCCACGACGGTCGGATACGGGTTGACCGCCATGATCCCGCCCGGGAGAGAGTGTTCTACCCGCTCGCCCTCCAAGGACTAGGTCTGCCAATAGCCAACAGCCAACAGCCAATCGCTAAGGTCCGGCGGCGATGGCACTTCGCGTTCGGCCCGACCTGTCGCGAATCGAGGCGTATCGCCCGGGCCGCGCCATCGCCGAGGTGGCTCGCACCTACGGACTCGACGACGTCGCCAAGCTCGCCTCCAACGAGAGTCCGGAGCCCCCGTGGCCGGAGGTGCAAGCGGCCATCGCCGAGGCTGCGGCCAGCGTCCACCGATATCCGGACAACGATCGCCCGACCCTCACCGCAGCCCTCGCTGAGCATCTCGGGATCGATTCGGATCTCGTCTGGTGCGGCGGTGCCGCCAACGAGCTCACCTTCATCACCGGACTGTGCATGGGAGGGCCGGACACCTCAGCGGTGTACGCCTGGCCCTCGTTCAGCCTCTACCGGATCACGACGCGCACCGCCTTCGGCCGGGATCTCGCCGTTCCCCTCACCCCGGACCACCGCCACGACCTGGACGCCATGCTCGCCGCCGTCGCCGACGACACGACCATCGTCTACGTCTGCAACCCCAACAATCCGTCGAGCACCCATGTCTCCGGCGACGATCTGGAGGCGTTCATCGACGCCATCCCCGAAGACGTGCTGGTGATGGTCGACGAGGCGTACGCCGAGTTCGCTACCGCTGCCGACTATCGCTCGATGATCCCGCTGGCGGTCAGCAGACCGAACGTCATGGTCATTAGGACCTTCTCAAAGGTGTATGCGCTGGCCGGCCTCCGGGTCGGGTACGCCGTGACCGCAGCCTCATCGATCCATGAGTTCAGAAGGGTCCAGCTGCCGTTCTCGGTGACCGGCGTCGCCGAAGCGGCGGCGGTCGAAGCGCTCCGCCACCAGGACCGCGTCTCCACCAGGGTGCTGGCGAACCGGGCTGCCATCGATGGGTTGACCGCCTTTCTCGGCGAACGGGGATTCACCGTGCCCGACAGTCAGGCCAACTTCGTGTACACCGACCTGGGGACCCGGATCGGCGATCCCGTCGAGGGACTGCTGCGCAGAGGACTCATCGTGCGACCGGTGCCGCCCGACGGCTGGGTGAGGATCACCGCCGGCACCCCGGACCAGAACGATCGGCTGATGGCGGCGGTCGACGAGCTGCTCTGATCCTGAGAGCGCGCGCCAATAGGCTCGCGCTCTCAGCCCATGAGCAGCAGCACGGCTCCGTACGAGCCGGCGGCGAGGACCACGCCGTCGAAGTATCCGAGGCTCCCGGGCAGGTCGCTGCCGCCGAAATATCCGCCGGCACGCACCAGCATCCCCACGGTACGACCGGCGACCAGACCGGCGACCGCCGCTACCGATGCTATGACCGAGGTGGACACCGTCGGTGCCCACAGCGCCGACGCGGCGAGCCCGGCGAGCAGGCCGCCGAGGATCATCCCGATCATCGGATCGACGATCGGCATCTCGGACCGATCGGAGAGCCAGGCCACGACGATGGCGGCGAGAGCGATCACCATGAACACGGTCGCTTCATCACGGGACCGCAAGCGAATGAGCATCAGCGACGACGCGCCGATACAACCGGCGAGACCGAGGAGCGCGGTGCCGGCGATGGAGTCCACGTCGCGCAGATGCTCACGCAGAACCCCCCAGATGAGACCGAGCATCACCGTCCCTGCCATGGCGGCGGCCATACCCGGCGCGCCGAACCGGTAGGTGGCGAGCACACCGCCGACCACTCCCAGGTGGATGGGCACCGACCCGACGAAGAGACCCCGACGCTCACCGGTGCCGACGATGTCATACACCCACAGGGTCATGAGAAGCACGGTGACCACGGCGAGCCACTGGATGGAGAGGAAGTTCGCCAGGGTGAGACCGGCGGTGAAGGCGACGACGAGCCCGAACTCGAAGGTCACCGGCGATCGGACCACGAACGCCCCACCGGACACCGGCGGCAGGATCGCCACTTCGGCACCATCGGCGACCTTCGAGTCGGCCGGCACTCGCACCCCGTCCACCCACACCTGGGCGCCCGCCATGGCGGCGGCGAACTCATCGCCGAAGCGGGCGGCAGCGGCATCCCGGATCGACTCGACCGTCGTCCCATCGATCTCGACGCGGTCGGCCCCGGCGATCTCGCGGAGGCGGGCGAACAGACGAACCGCCGCCATCAGGAGATCCCGAGCCGACCGGTCACCACCACGACCCCATCGGGCCGGGCCGTTTCGAAGCCGACGCCTTCACTCTCGGAGTCCCACGCACTCGTGGTGAGGTCGCTGCCCGGCAAGACCATGTCGGTGAAGCGCGCCTCGACGGTTCGGACCCCGGCGGCGTCCCCCTCGAGGACCTCGGTCACGATCCCACCGACCACCAACGACAGGGTGCCCAGACCGTGGTTGATCACGCCGGGGAGCCCGACCGCGGTGGCAACGGCCTCGTCGAGGTGGATCGGATTGTGATCGCCTCCTGCCGCCGCGTACCGCGACGGCATGTCGACGGGCACATGGCGAACGAAGCGAGTGGTGGGCTCCCCGCGTCGGGGTGGAACGGTTGGCGTCGACGACACCCGCTCCGCGCCCGAACCCGCGCCGCGCACGAAGATCGTGGCGAACTGATCGTTGACCGCCTCACCGTCCGGCGTCGCCGCCCGGACCGCGGCGACGAAGATGGCAGACCTCCCCTTGTCCTCCACCGACTCGAGGGAAGGAGTCAGCTCCAGGATGTCGCCTGGCCGGAGCGGACGGTGGTGGATGATGCGCTGCTCGCCGTGGACGATCATCAACGGGTTGTCCACGCCGAGTTCGGGATCGAGGGTCACCGTCGCCATTGCCGCCAGGCCGTACACCACGGGGAACACCGGTGAGGCAATCTGGCGGTTGCCGGAAGTGTGGAGGGGGTTGTCATCACCGGACGCGGCGGCGTACTCGGCGATCTGCTCGGCGGTCACCGAGACCGTCGAGCGGTCATAGGTCTTGCCACCGAGATCGAAGTTGAGCGGCATCGACGCGAGGGTAGCCACGCCCTCTGGGATCATCCTGCGACGAATTCCGCGGATGGTGGAAGGACCCTTCTTCATTCTCCTCCCCGACGGGGGAGGTGGCAGCGGCCGAAGGCCGATGACGGAGAGGGAGGCCAGACGCGTCACGAGGCCTGCGTAGCGTTCGCCCTCCCCCCTCCCCTCCGGTCGCTCCGCTCCCTGCGGGACTCCCCCCTTCGGGGAGAGAGAGGGCTCGCTCAGGACTCCCGAGCGGGCAGCACGACCCCCCGACATTCACCGAAGCCGACCCTGATGCCCTCCGCCTCGCACCAGCCGCGCAGGACGACCTCGTCACCGTCTTCGAGGAAACGGCGTTCGGACCCGTCGGGCAGGGTGATCGGGTCACGCCCGTTCCAGGTGAGCTCGATCAGACTTCCGAACTGCCCGGGCTCGGTGCCGGAGACGGTGCCCGATGCATACAGGTCGCCGGGCAGAACGTTGGCCCCGTTGACCGTGGCATGGGCGAGCTGCTGGGCCATGGTCCAGTACATGTGTTTGAAGTTGGTGCGCGAGATCACCTGCGGGCCGGTCCCTGCCGATCGCATTGCCTCCGACGACAGCGACACCTCCAGTTCGAGGTCGAGGCCCCAGTCACCGGCCGCGTCGAGGTAGTCGAGCGGCGCAGGGTCCTGGGCCGGTGGGCTCACCATGAACGGGGTCAGGGCATCCAGAGGCACCACCCAGGGCGATACGGTGGTGGCGAACGACTTACCGAGGAACGGCCCGAGCGGCTGGTACTCCCACCGCTGGATGTCGCGGGCGCTCCAGTCGTTGACCAGCACCAGGCCGAAGATGTGATCGCCGGCGTCGTCGATGTCGATTGGCGTTCCCAGCGGGTTGCCCGGGCCGGTGACGAAACCGACCTCCAACTCGATGTCCAAGCCCATCGTCGGCTCCAAGGCCGGTGGCACATCGCCACGCACAACCTGCCCGCGAGGCCGGGTGACCGGCGTCCCGCTGACCACGACACTGCTCGACCGGCCGTGATAGCCGACCGGCAGGTGGCGCCAGTTGGGAAGGAGCGGATCACCGTCGGGCCGGAACATGCGGCCCAGGTTCGATGCGTGTTCCAGGGACGAGTAGAAGTCCACGTAGTCGCCCGGCTCGAACGGCAGCAGCAGCGTCTCGTCGTTCACCGATCGGACCGCAGGTGCCGGTATCGAGTCGAAGGCGTCCGTCGTCAGCAGCTCGACCAGTCGGTGCCTCGTCTCCTGCCACACGGGGCGCCCACCTGCGAGAAAGCCGTTGAGGGTGCCGGGCCCGAGCGCCTCTGCAGCCTCAGGCGGCAACAGGCCCGCCCCGGCCAACGCGGTGAGGTCGACGGTGTGGTCGCCGATCCGGACCACAGGATGGCCCGTGCCCTCCCGAGCGGCGACGCCGTACGGCAGGTTGTGAAGCGAGAAGTCACTGCCCGGAGGTACCGGCAGCCGCGACCCGGTCACGGCTCCACCGGGAGGACACCGAGGGCCGTCAGGTCGTCGACCGGCTCCCGGACCGAGCACGACCCGTAGGCCCGCAGCAGCGAGGAGCGGGCCTCGGTCAGGGCGTCGACACCGGCGCGTCGGTCCCGCCAGGTCAAGCCGGCGGGAGTCAGCGAGAAGGCGTCGGCATCGTCGTCGGCGAGGACCGGGATGAGGTCGTCGAGGGCGGCGCCGTCGACGGCGAACGCAGCAGCGGCGAGGAGGTTCAGGAATCCGTGATGCACGAACCCGGTGGCCGCATCACGGTGCCGAACCGGGTGGTGGAGCCCGGCAGTGGCTTTGAGCGGGAGGCCGAGGTCACGACAGGCGATCAGGAATCCGGCGACCGCCTCGGGTGGAGGGAAGGCAGCCTCGGTGACGCCACCGGTCCGGATCTTGGCGCCGAGCGACCGGCCGGCAGCCTCACGAGCGGCAGCCAGAGACTGCAACGATCGTTCCAACTCGGGATCGGACCAGGGAACCTCGTAGGAAACGAACCGACCGAAGGAGCGGGAGGCGGCCGCGACGTCGTCGGGCCGGACGCCACCCGCGGCGACCGGCCGCTCCACCACCTCGACGACGGCTCCACCGGACATCGCGACTTCGAACCCTCGGACCCGAGCGGCGTCGGCATCCACCGCCGATAGCCAGTCACCGGACCCGTCATCGGCCACGGCCACGAGCCGCCAGGGCGCGTCACCCGTCCTGAGTGCCGCCATCAGGTGGCCGGCGAGCTCTTCGAGTCGCGACACCGGGCAGATGAAGCGATCCACCAGCCAGGCGTGGTCGCCCTCGAGCGCCTCGCGGTACCCGGCGACGGCGCCGGCCATGTCCAGGGACTCAGGGGGGAATAGCCCGGCGTAATCGATCAGCCCGGACAGGCCGGCGAGACGGGCGTCCCTGCGGGTGACTTCCAAAGGCACATAGGGAGCGTAGACAGCTACCAGCTACCAGCTACCAGCCAACAGCCCACCACAACAGAAGATGCGTTTCTGGCTGTGAGCTGTGAGCTCCTCTGGCTGGCCACTGGCCACTCGCCACTCGCTACTCGCTTATGCTTGGCTTGTCCACCAAACAGGAGGGCAATCCTATGGCGACCAAGGACAAGGGCGGACGAGCCGACAAGAAGGCTCCCGCCAGGGACCTCAAAGAGAAGCGGGCGGCCAAGAAGGCCAAGAAGGCAAAGGACTGAGCGGCCGCCTCGAATCCGACCGAGCGACCGTGGCCCGATATCCTTTGGGGCCCGTGCGCAGTATTCGGAGGTGCATGTGATGACGACCGACTCGGACACCCTGGAGAGAGCGGCGGCGCTGGCCGCCCGGGACGACATGCCACTCAAGGGCTTCTCGCATCTCGAGTGGTGGGTCGGCAACGCCTATCAGACCGCCCAGTTCTTCCGCCAGGTCCTCGGCTTCTCGATCACCGGGTACCGGGGCCCCGAGACGGGCAGCCGGGAGACTGCCTCCTACCTACTCGAGCAGGGCGACATCCGTTACCTCGTCACCGGCTCCATGACCCCGGACCATCCGCTCAGCCAGCATGTCACGCTCCACGGACCCGGCGTCCACGACGTGGCCATCGACGTACCGGATGCCGAAGCGGCGTTCGAAGTGGCGATGGAGCGAGGGGCCGAGGCTGCGACCAAGCCGCACGTCATCGAGGACGACCACGGCCGCATGGTCGTGTCGGCGATCCAGATCTACGGCGACACCATCCATTCGTTCGTCCAGCGGGACGGCGGCTTCCCGGGGTTCGAACCGCGAGTCGACGAGATCGCCCGACCCATCGGCCTCCAGTTCATCGACCACGTGGTCGCCAACGTCGAGCTCGGCAAGATGGACTACTGGGTGGAGTTCTATGAGCGGGTGTTCGGCTTCACCATGCTCAAGCACTTCGATGACGACGCCATCAGCACCAAGTACACCGCGCTGATGTCGAAGGTGATGTGGGACGGCACCGGGATCATCAAGCTGCCGATCAACGAGCCCGCCGAGGGGCTCAAGAAGTCGCAGATCGACGAGTACATCCAGTTCTATCGGGGTGCCGGGGTGCAGCACATCGCCCAGCACACCGAGGATCTGATCCACACCGTATCGGAGACGCGCCGGCGGGGGCTCGAGACCCTCTCGGTACCTGCGACCTACTACGAGGATGTCTGGACCCGGATGCCCGACATCGACATCGACCGGGCCAAGGTGGAGGAGCTCGACATCCTGGTCGACCAGGACGACGGCGGATATCTGCTCCAGATCTTCACCCGGATGCTCCAGGACCGTCCGACGGTCTTCTTCGAGTTCATCGAACGGCGTGGCGCCACTGGCTTCGGCAAGGGCAACTTCAAGGCCCTGTTCGAGGCCATCGAGCGCGAGCAGGCCAAGCGAGGCAATCTCTGACCTCCGTCGGCATCGTCGAGGTCGGCCCCCGGGACGGTCTCCAGGGTGAGTCGGTTCTACCCGTGGCGGCCCGGGTGGCGCTGATCCGGCGGTTGGAAGGTGCGGGGGCGCGACGCGTCGAGACAGTGTCGTTCGCCAACCCCTCCCTGCTCCCCCAGATGGCGGGCGCCGAGGAGATCTGTGAGGCGCTCGGCGACCGGTCGTTCGCCGCGATCGGCCT
Above is a genomic segment from Acidimicrobiia bacterium containing:
- a CDS encoding redox-sensing transcriptional repressor Rex; translated protein: MSAGFPRRLPSAVCRLPPAAVLLPQQAPNLATVKSTVPAVTVQRLPVYLRCLDELPPDQTSVSSEELATRAGVNSAKVRKDLSYLGSYGVRGVGYDTEHLRFQISMELGLTRDWAVVIVGIGNLGRALANYDGFGRRRFEIVGLFDSDQAKVGTRVDSMVVESMEALAGAVADRGASIGIITTPASVAQEVADAMAAAGIRSILNFAPTVIKVPEGVEVRRVDLSTELQVLAYYLNRS
- the hisC gene encoding histidinol-phosphate transaminase — protein: MALRVRPDLSRIEAYRPGRAIAEVARTYGLDDVAKLASNESPEPPWPEVQAAIAEAAASVHRYPDNDRPTLTAALAEHLGIDSDLVWCGGAANELTFITGLCMGGPDTSAVYAWPSFSLYRITTRTAFGRDLAVPLTPDHRHDLDAMLAAVADDTTIVYVCNPNNPSSTHVSGDDLEAFIDAIPEDVLVMVDEAYAEFATAADYRSMIPLAVSRPNVMVIRTFSKVYALAGLRVGYAVTAASSIHEFRRVQLPFSVTGVAEAAAVEALRHQDRVSTRVLANRAAIDGLTAFLGERGFTVPDSQANFVYTDLGTRIGDPVEGLLRRGLIVRPVPPDGWVRITAGTPDQNDRLMAAVDELL
- a CDS encoding type III secretion system chaperone; the encoded protein is MNDSPWGLVCAVTDAWAADADGDVVWAGDHEGRRGVRMRQTVRDFTTVWFGIGDRWLTVEAYVLPGPPFNREAVFRQALVRSFSTRRMHFALDPDGDLVLAGRVPVGEVTEEELELILGEVYEAVEVAFKPLVRLAFSREKNT
- a CDS encoding glycosyltransferase, with protein sequence MIERVALVSIHTSPLDPPGAGDAGGMNVYVDALARTLASRDICVDVFTRSDELRETVVCPGYTVVELPASGDDLAMLVAAFADGIEGWAAGRHIRYDMVHSHYWLSGWAGALLQERLRVPLAISFHTLGRVKEAARTPAEPRESLVRIAAEVDVVARAECMVASTPADAADLIEHYQANPERICVSPPGVDHTVFSPGDRRAARDRFGLGAGPIVGFVGRIQTLKGVDVAIRAVAALPEVRLLVVGGPSGPEGDADLAGFRALADEVAPGQVVFHAPVAHADVVEVYRAVDALIVPSRAESFGLVALEAQATGTPVVASRVGGLPYVVIDGESGFLVAGHDPADYAAALGRILFDPEMAADLAAGAVKRAESSSWDGTVDRLLELYRGMVE
- a CDS encoding asparaginase codes for the protein MIVRVVRSGLVEAEHPVSAAAVDGTGKVLASFGADLDRDFFGRSVVKPFQTFVSQRAGADLGMEQTAIATASHGGQPLHVAFVRRMLAEADLTEADLRCPPARPSTAGADRRWYASGSLEPLRVFHGCSGKHAAMLRACRASDWSFDYTDDDHPLHAEVMDIVSTATGRSVGPVGVDGCGVPTLRTDTVALARGYASLSGDTDFAPILEAIGRYASLTSDGDRREAVIARWVPGFVKAGAAGCIAAAWSEGGVGFAAKAWTGDDTAAIVALVGLMDRVGIVPEHQRDRLADVFSAPVLGGGVPVGRYELVAP
- a CDS encoding SAM-dependent chlorinase/fluorinase, whose protein sequence is MAASSRPISLLTDYGLTDEFVGVVHGVIRRIDPHAVVIDVTHGVERGNVRAGALALLRAVQYLPPGVCLAVVDPGVGTGRRGIAAETAWGHFVGPDNGLLAPAVAMVGGATRIVSLDNEEFRLPRSGVTFDGRDVFAPAAAVLASGEAKLDDLGADVDPDSLTPLLLPLVEHGDGVVDGEVLWIDGFGNAQTNIAPDDLALIGARPGDTLSVRIGGQRLELPWADTYGSEGSRIVHVDSYGLMAIAVSGGRADEVLSISEGLSVGLGAAGGAQSSETS
- a CDS encoding GNAT family N-acetyltransferase, encoding MIDWSALDAARRPLAPSVGPFPHGGFLSAWWEHFGTGDLEVTDVGGAAWAFITADGGVTAAGAADLVDYRSPLGGDPTELLASVVGDRGSGTRFSFDSLPVEAAEAVTKALELAGVGTTTTHFTDAMVLTLDGGDHLDGLDAKQRHEVRRKQRRFDEALGEALLVDDATRFGEFVALHRAAPGDKGEFMTGDMEGFFRDLLVLPGARLDCLVTGDDRLVAAGFGFEDADAYYLYNAAYDPAVAEVSPGIVLLHRLIRRVGESGRSRFDFLKGTETYKRRLGAEPRPLFLVEGSL
- a CDS encoding glutaredoxin family protein, which encodes MTVLFLSRPDCSLCEAALPIVTAVCRRRRHDLEIIDVAGTAWEQPYGDRLPVVIADGATVLAGHFTKRDVRRALR